The following proteins are co-located in the Alcaligenes faecalis genome:
- a CDS encoding LysR family transcriptional regulator: protein MPKLREQLDLHLLRVLQSLLKEHSVSRTAIRLGMSQPAVSNALRRLREITGDPILLRGKKGMVPTERGPFLLAHATEALQAIERLSASAEPMDPSQSTRVFNLGAPDYLDGAFIPDIAERVRRQAPQARLVVHTINPDLDYVQALEEGELDVVIGNWLEPPEKLHLARLFDDEVVCMLGRHHPLAQRGLSLQHYLDMPHLAPSAHVTDKRGFIDGCLAEQGISRQVQMVVPYFGLVPGILSRTDMVFTTNRQFAEYYARILPITVLPCPVHFPLMRFYQLWHPRTHNAAELLWFRRCIAQAAGRLDGLSEGTP from the coding sequence ATGCCAAAATTACGAGAACAACTAGATCTGCATCTGTTGCGGGTATTGCAGTCGCTGCTCAAAGAGCACAGCGTCTCGCGTACGGCTATTCGCTTGGGCATGTCTCAGCCGGCCGTTAGCAATGCCTTGCGGCGCTTGCGCGAAATTACGGGCGATCCAATTTTGTTACGCGGCAAAAAGGGAATGGTGCCTACCGAACGCGGTCCCTTTTTGCTGGCACATGCCACTGAAGCCCTGCAAGCGATCGAGCGACTTTCTGCTAGCGCCGAGCCTATGGATCCCAGTCAGTCTACTCGGGTTTTCAACCTGGGGGCACCCGACTATCTGGATGGTGCCTTTATCCCGGATATTGCGGAACGGGTGCGTCGTCAGGCGCCCCAGGCCAGGCTGGTGGTCCATACCATCAATCCGGATCTGGACTATGTGCAGGCCCTGGAGGAGGGCGAACTGGACGTGGTGATTGGCAATTGGTTGGAGCCCCCGGAAAAGCTGCATCTGGCGCGCCTGTTTGATGACGAGGTGGTCTGTATGCTGGGCCGCCATCATCCGCTGGCGCAGCGTGGTCTGTCCTTGCAACACTATCTGGACATGCCCCATCTGGCTCCGTCCGCCCACGTTACCGATAAGCGCGGCTTTATTGACGGCTGTCTGGCCGAGCAGGGCATCAGTCGTCAGGTACAGATGGTGGTGCCGTATTTCGGCCTGGTACCCGGCATTTTGAGTCGCACGGACATGGTGTTCACCACTAACCGGCAGTTTGCCGAGTACTATGCTCGTATTTTGCCGATTACCGTGTTGCCTTGCCCGGTTCACTTTCCGCTCATGCGGTTTTATCAATTGTGGCACCCGCGCACGCATAATGCGGCAGAGCTGCTGTGGTTCAGGCGTTGCATTGCCCAGGCTGCAGGCCGCTTGGACGGATTATCAGAGGGAACTCCATGA
- a CDS encoding DUF3008 family protein has product MPALSQAQQKAAGAALSAKRGETPVSSLKGASIEMYKTLSEGELEELASTDTARRNLPERKS; this is encoded by the coding sequence ATGCCCGCTTTATCTCAAGCTCAACAAAAAGCCGCCGGCGCTGCCTTGTCTGCAAAACGGGGAGAGACGCCCGTATCCAGCCTGAAAGGAGCATCAATAGAAATGTATAAAACGCTCAGTGAAGGTGAGTTGGAAGAACTGGCCAGCACCGATACCGCGCGCCGTAACCTGCCTGAACGCAAATCCTGA
- the xdhB gene encoding xanthine dehydrogenase molybdopterin binding subunit, with the protein MKIDHIDHLNTATAQRVGVSFLHESADLHVSGTATYTDDLPELQGTAHIALGMSEKAHARLLDVDLDAVRQAPGVIAVLTVADIPAANNCGPILHDDPILADGVVHYVGQPIFAVIAKSHDQARRAARLGKITYEELPAILTPQEAKAANAGVLPLMSLKQGDAQKALELAPHRLQGTFQCNGQEQFYLEGQISYAVPKEYGAVHIWCSTQHPSEMQQLVAHCLGVGAHKVHVECRRMGGGFGGKESQSALYACVASVAAVKLQRPIKLRLDRDDDFMITGKRHGFYYEYDIGYDDEGRLLGARLDMTANSGFSADLSGPVATRAICHFDNAYYLSDVDMSALCGRTNTQSNTAFRGFGGPQGALVMEVALDTIARRLGKDPLDVRRINFYGKEDRNVTPYDQTVVDNVIHELVAELEETSEYRQRREQIREFNASSPVLKKGLALTPVKFGISFNVPAFNQAGALVHVYRDGTVLVNHGGTEMGQGLNTKVAQVVAHELGLNLEHIRVTATDTTKVANTSATAASTGTDLNGKAAQDAACQIRQRLTTVAAQLFSVEESSVKFERGQVQIGDQTMPFFQLVEHAYQARVQLWSDGFYATPGLHWDSKVMKGNPFYYFSYGAAVAEVLIDTLTGESRLLRADVLHDVGKSINPALDIGQVEGAFIQGMGWLTTEELVWNAQGKLTTHAPSTYKIPAISDCPIDFRVNLFDGRNAMDSIHRSKAVGEPPLLLPFCVFNAIRDAVTSVGNYQIEPELNAPATAEAVMRAVAAIRKAK; encoded by the coding sequence ATGAAAATTGACCATATCGACCACCTGAACACCGCCACGGCGCAACGAGTCGGCGTGTCCTTTTTGCACGAGTCGGCAGACCTGCACGTGAGCGGCACCGCCACGTATACCGATGACTTGCCCGAATTGCAGGGCACGGCCCATATTGCGCTGGGCATGTCGGAAAAAGCCCATGCCCGTTTGCTGGACGTGGATCTGGACGCCGTCCGTCAGGCCCCCGGCGTCATTGCGGTCCTGACCGTTGCCGACATTCCCGCCGCCAATAATTGCGGCCCGATTCTGCATGACGACCCGATTCTGGCCGATGGCGTGGTGCATTACGTTGGCCAACCGATTTTTGCGGTGATCGCCAAATCCCACGACCAGGCACGCCGTGCCGCGCGTCTGGGCAAAATCACCTATGAAGAGCTGCCTGCCATCCTGACTCCGCAAGAGGCCAAGGCGGCAAACGCCGGTGTTCTGCCCTTGATGAGCCTGAAACAAGGCGACGCCCAAAAAGCACTGGAATTGGCTCCGCACCGTCTGCAAGGCACTTTCCAATGCAACGGTCAGGAACAGTTTTATCTGGAAGGCCAGATTTCCTACGCCGTGCCCAAAGAATACGGTGCCGTGCATATCTGGTGCTCTACGCAGCACCCGTCGGAAATGCAGCAGCTGGTTGCCCACTGTCTGGGCGTTGGCGCGCACAAGGTACACGTGGAATGCCGTCGCATGGGCGGTGGTTTCGGTGGCAAGGAGTCCCAGTCGGCCCTGTACGCCTGCGTGGCCAGTGTGGCTGCCGTCAAGCTGCAACGCCCGATCAAGCTGCGCCTGGACCGCGACGATGACTTCATGATTACCGGCAAGCGTCACGGTTTCTACTACGAATACGATATTGGCTACGACGACGAAGGTCGCCTGCTGGGTGCTCGTCTGGACATGACCGCCAACTCGGGCTTTTCCGCCGACTTGTCCGGCCCCGTGGCAACCCGCGCCATCTGTCACTTTGACAATGCCTACTACCTGTCTGATGTAGACATGAGCGCGCTGTGCGGTCGCACCAATACCCAATCCAACACCGCCTTCCGAGGCTTTGGTGGCCCGCAAGGGGCCTTGGTGATGGAAGTGGCCCTGGACACCATTGCCCGCCGTCTGGGCAAAGATCCGCTGGACGTACGCCGCATCAACTTCTACGGTAAAGAAGACCGCAATGTGACGCCTTACGACCAAACCGTGGTCGATAACGTCATTCACGAACTGGTGGCCGAGCTGGAGGAAACCAGCGAATACCGTCAACGTCGTGAACAAATCCGTGAATTCAATGCCAGCAGCCCGGTTCTGAAAAAGGGTCTGGCGCTGACTCCGGTGAAATTCGGTATTTCCTTTAACGTCCCCGCTTTCAACCAGGCTGGTGCTCTGGTTCACGTCTATCGTGATGGCACCGTCCTGGTAAACCACGGTGGTACGGAAATGGGCCAGGGCCTGAACACCAAGGTGGCCCAGGTGGTCGCCCATGAACTGGGCCTGAATCTGGAGCACATCCGGGTCACGGCAACCGATACCACCAAAGTAGCCAACACCTCGGCCACCGCCGCGTCCACGGGGACAGATTTGAACGGTAAAGCCGCCCAGGATGCGGCCTGCCAAATTCGCCAGCGCCTGACGACGGTGGCGGCCCAGTTGTTCTCGGTTGAAGAATCCAGCGTGAAGTTCGAGCGCGGTCAGGTCCAGATCGGTGACCAGACCATGCCCTTCTTCCAACTGGTGGAACACGCCTACCAGGCCCGCGTCCAGTTATGGTCCGATGGTTTTTACGCCACCCCTGGCCTGCACTGGGACTCCAAAGTCATGAAGGGCAACCCCTTCTACTACTTCTCCTACGGAGCCGCCGTGGCTGAAGTACTGATCGATACGCTGACAGGTGAATCGCGCCTGCTGCGTGCGGACGTGCTGCACGATGTGGGCAAGTCCATCAACCCGGCCCTGGATATTGGCCAGGTTGAAGGCGCCTTTATTCAAGGCATGGGCTGGCTGACAACAGAAGAGCTGGTGTGGAATGCCCAAGGCAAGCTCACCACGCATGCGCCGTCGACTTACAAGATCCCGGCTATCAGCGACTGCCCCATAGACTTTCGCGTCAATCTGTTCGATGGCCGCAACGCCATGGATTCGATTCACCGCTCCAAAGCCGTGGGCGAGCCGCCCTTGCTGCTGCCCTTCTGCGTGTTCAACGCAATCCGCGACGCGGTCACCAGCGTAGGAAACTACCAGATCGAGCCCGAGCTGAACGCTCCCGCCACTGCCGAAGCCGTCATGCGGGCGGTTGCGGCTATTCGCAAAGCGAAATGA
- the guaD gene encoding guanine deaminase, producing MTTSLHSACAYRAQLLYFVADPTTLEDPSEAVRYHSDGLLLVNEQGQIQACGDWSELSRSLPTGAKTVDLSGKIIMPGMIDTHLHFPQTDIIASPASGLLPWLETYTFPTEGRFGDSEHAREVAGVFLDELLRNGTTTALVYGSVHRQSVDAFFEESDERNLRMIAGKVMMDRNCPDYLQDTAESGARDSEDLIQRWHGKGRQLYALTPRFAPTSTPEQLAACGELARAYPDVFVQTHVAENKDEIKWVSELFPKNRSYLDVYDSVGLLRPRAIYGHSIWLDEQDRARMHDTGSIAAHCPTSNLFLASGLFDFQSIRQSKVLHTLATDVGGGTSFSMLRTMNEAHKVARLNNYHLTAASMFYMATEGAARALDMQGQIGTLAPGAEADFIVMDPKATPLMARRSTMLNSLEEQLFVLALLGDDRCIQASYSAGRPVHQRDH from the coding sequence ATGACGACCTCTTTACACTCCGCCTGCGCCTACCGTGCCCAACTGTTGTACTTTGTAGCGGACCCCACCACGCTGGAAGATCCTTCCGAAGCGGTGCGCTACCACAGTGACGGCCTGTTGCTGGTCAACGAACAAGGCCAGATCCAAGCCTGTGGTGACTGGTCCGAACTGTCACGCAGCCTGCCAACCGGCGCAAAGACCGTGGATCTGAGCGGGAAAATCATCATGCCGGGCATGATCGACACCCACCTGCACTTTCCGCAAACCGATATCATCGCCTCCCCTGCCAGCGGCCTGCTGCCCTGGCTGGAAACCTATACCTTCCCGACTGAGGGCCGTTTTGGCGATAGCGAACATGCCCGCGAAGTGGCGGGTGTGTTTCTGGACGAGCTACTGCGCAATGGCACCACTACCGCCCTGGTCTATGGCAGTGTGCACCGCCAATCCGTGGATGCCTTCTTTGAAGAAAGCGACGAGCGCAATCTACGCATGATTGCGGGCAAGGTGATGATGGACCGCAACTGCCCGGACTATCTGCAAGATACCGCCGAGTCGGGCGCACGCGATTCGGAAGACCTGATTCAGCGTTGGCACGGCAAGGGTCGCCAACTGTACGCCCTGACACCCCGTTTTGCGCCCACCTCCACCCCGGAGCAATTGGCCGCCTGTGGTGAACTGGCCCGCGCCTACCCCGATGTGTTTGTACAAACCCATGTGGCAGAAAACAAGGACGAGATCAAATGGGTAAGCGAGCTGTTCCCCAAGAATCGCAGCTATCTGGACGTGTACGACAGCGTTGGCCTGCTACGCCCCCGTGCCATCTACGGCCATAGTATCTGGCTGGATGAGCAGGATCGCGCCCGCATGCACGATACTGGCAGCATTGCCGCCCACTGCCCGACCTCCAACCTGTTCCTGGCCAGCGGCCTGTTCGATTTCCAGTCCATTCGCCAAAGCAAGGTGCTGCACACCCTGGCAACTGACGTGGGCGGTGGTACCTCCTTCTCCATGCTGCGTACCATGAACGAGGCGCACAAAGTGGCCCGTCTGAACAACTACCATCTGACCGCTGCATCCATGTTCTACATGGCGACCGAAGGCGCCGCCCGTGCCTTGGACATGCAAGGTCAAATCGGCACGCTGGCCCCCGGTGCCGAGGCCGACTTTATCGTGATGGACCCCAAGGCCACCCCTTTGATGGCCCGCCGCAGCACCATGCTGAACTCGCTGGAAGAACAACTATTCGTGCTGGCTCTGCTGGGCGACGATCGCTGCATTCAGGCCAGCTACAGCGCCGGTCGACCAGTGCATCAGCGCGATCACTAA
- the xdhC gene encoding xanthine dehydrogenase accessory protein XdhC, whose amino-acid sequence MSNWPSLALARIKAGERLVLCSVALAKGSTPRTAGTAMLFSQTEQWLTIGGGHLEWVAAEQARVMLSQPCSSGWSMSRLPLGPSLGQCCGGVVTLLYETLDASDLGWLEELNNTVRAGQATSRRSQLLSDGNKQVDIQSPSIVDESRLDYDGSQGVWMEDLPPPPLTILLFGAGHVGEALVQILGTLPCRVLWIDERPELFPAQVPSNVSLEVTDIPDALIEQAPSNSYFLIMTHNHGLDLALCQTILRRPDTAYVGLIGSMTKRRQFERRLQQRGMPESRIQELVCPIGVPGIKGKAPSIIAVAVAAELLAHAYEMGQLSR is encoded by the coding sequence ATGAGTAACTGGCCTTCTCTTGCCCTCGCCCGCATAAAAGCGGGCGAGCGGCTGGTTTTGTGCTCGGTGGCGCTGGCCAAAGGCTCCACTCCGCGCACCGCAGGCACGGCCATGCTGTTCAGCCAAACTGAGCAGTGGCTGACCATTGGTGGCGGGCACCTGGAATGGGTAGCGGCAGAACAGGCTCGTGTCATGCTCAGCCAGCCCTGCAGCTCCGGCTGGAGCATGAGTCGCCTGCCGCTGGGCCCCAGCCTGGGCCAATGTTGCGGCGGGGTGGTTACCTTGCTGTACGAAACTCTGGATGCGTCAGACTTGGGCTGGCTGGAAGAACTGAACAACACCGTGCGGGCCGGTCAGGCGACCAGCCGCCGTTCGCAATTGCTCTCGGACGGCAACAAGCAGGTTGATATCCAAAGCCCTTCGATTGTGGACGAGTCCCGACTGGACTACGACGGCTCGCAAGGCGTCTGGATGGAAGACCTGCCGCCCCCGCCACTGACCATTTTGCTGTTTGGAGCCGGTCACGTAGGCGAAGCACTGGTGCAGATTCTGGGCACCCTGCCATGCCGGGTTCTGTGGATTGACGAGCGCCCCGAGCTGTTTCCCGCTCAGGTTCCCAGCAATGTCAGCCTGGAAGTAACCGATATCCCCGATGCCCTGATCGAACAAGCTCCAAGCAATAGCTATTTTCTGATAATGACGCATAATCACGGCCTTGATCTGGCGCTGTGCCAAACGATCTTGCGCCGCCCCGATACGGCCTATGTCGGCCTGATCGGTTCCATGACCAAACGCCGGCAATTCGAGCGCCGCCTGCAGCAACGCGGCATGCCCGAATCCCGTATTCAGGAATTGGTCTGCCCCATTGGCGTGCCAGGTATCAAGGGCAAAGCCCCATCAATTATTGCCGTGGCTGTCGCCGCCGAATTGCTGGCCCACGCCTATGAAATGGGCCAGCTCAGTCGCTGA
- a CDS encoding isoprenylcysteine carboxylmethyltransferase family protein, with protein MSGTSTLVQRNSLFYLLTQVVGVTFLFLWLASLAQDWSPPNPLLASSQQPGHMAHEMKEAQGLLTGLIAVASLSLAAWKLRQLHGQEALPSKRILLLGTSLFLAVPLLMLLLQHSIASPSLELLYRQLPEVKPLLEVGAVVVGAGLLHLYFAGWALNQARLRWGGLLAGLLCAFLLGLLEADQERINLTQIFASLALVWLLGSIAFYPLIVNPKRWSASHSARATVAQAWEHLASIQVQRRRTLGVFGGLMVIILPFFAPTWTADSLVFQLTRMTGLGLTLLAVLGRCWCMLYLGGHKGSSLISQGPYSVSRNPLYLFSLCAVTGMGALSGSLLLGPILALIVYAVFNNVIDEEQVLLHKVFGQDYQAYCQRVPRLAPRLSLWNSPSELQVSLTGLARTLRDALPYFLIWPVFALAQWLQMNGWVPVLLRLP; from the coding sequence ATGTCCGGCACATCAACCCTGGTGCAACGAAACTCCCTGTTCTATCTGTTGACGCAGGTTGTGGGAGTGACCTTTTTGTTCCTCTGGCTGGCCAGCCTGGCTCAAGACTGGTCCCCGCCCAATCCCTTATTGGCCTCCAGCCAGCAGCCTGGCCATATGGCCCATGAAATGAAAGAGGCACAAGGTCTGCTAACTGGCCTGATTGCTGTTGCCAGCTTGTCCCTGGCTGCCTGGAAGCTGCGCCAACTGCACGGACAGGAGGCTTTGCCAAGCAAACGTATCCTGTTGCTCGGCACCAGCCTGTTCCTGGCCGTGCCTTTGCTGATGCTGCTTCTGCAACACTCCATTGCCTCTCCAAGCCTGGAATTACTGTATCGCCAACTGCCCGAGGTCAAGCCTTTGCTGGAAGTGGGTGCCGTCGTCGTGGGCGCTGGCTTGCTGCACCTGTACTTTGCCGGCTGGGCCTTGAACCAGGCCCGCCTGCGCTGGGGTGGCTTGCTGGCCGGTTTGCTCTGTGCCTTTTTACTGGGTCTGCTGGAAGCGGATCAAGAGCGTATCAACCTGACTCAAATATTTGCCTCGCTGGCGCTTGTCTGGCTGCTAGGCAGCATCGCCTTCTACCCCTTGATCGTGAACCCCAAACGCTGGTCGGCCTCCCATAGCGCACGCGCCACGGTAGCCCAGGCCTGGGAACATTTGGCCAGCATTCAGGTACAACGTCGTCGTACCCTGGGGGTGTTTGGTGGCCTGATGGTCATCATTCTGCCTTTCTTCGCTCCCACCTGGACAGCCGACTCCCTGGTCTTTCAATTGACCCGCATGACCGGTTTGGGCCTGACTCTGCTTGCCGTCCTGGGTCGCTGTTGGTGCATGCTTTATTTAGGCGGCCACAAAGGCTCCAGCCTGATCAGCCAAGGCCCCTATTCCGTCAGCCGCAACCCGCTGTATCTGTTTTCACTCTGTGCCGTCACAGGGATGGGCGCGCTGTCCGGCAGCCTGCTGCTTGGCCCCATACTGGCCCTGATTGTCTATGCCGTCTTCAATAATGTGATCGATGAAGAACAGGTTCTGCTACACAAAGTTTTTGGCCAGGATTATCAGGCCTACTGCCAGCGCGTCCCCCGTCTGGCGCCACGCCTGAGCCTGTGGAACAGCCCGAGCGAGCTGCAAGTGTCCCTGACAGGACTGGCCCGCACCTTGCGCGATGCCTTGCCTTACTTCCTGATCTGGCCCGTCTTTGCCCTGGCGCAGTGGCTGCAGATGAATGGCTGGGTCCCCGTACTACTACGCCTACCCTGA
- a CDS encoding benzoate/H(+) symporter BenE family transporter: MSFTHLSRLGYLQRLLSWFQISHISAGLIAVLVGYTSSAAIVFQAAQAAGASTAELGSWMWSLGIGLGLLSAGLSLRYKIPILTAWSTPGAALLATGLVGLPMSQAVGIFLFSSLLTTLCGLSGSFQKLMQYMPRSIAGAMLGGILLRFGLDLFGAMQTQWLLCLSMFIVFLVIRQWSPRYAVPLALVAGVTIAALQGLLNMDILSWTPATPVLVWPEFSWTALIGVGIPFFIVTMSSQNIPGVAVLKAHNYDAPNSTVISWTGIVGLIFGPFGGYAYNLAAISAALCMTPEVDADPRQRYRASVWAGLFYFAAGIFGATVVSLFAAFPTELIAAIAGLALLGTIGNSIHMALEAPDTRDAALVTFLTTASGMSLLNIGSAFWGLVFGMAMYLIQKRKVS; this comes from the coding sequence ATGTCTTTCACACACCTGTCCCGCCTCGGGTATCTGCAGCGCCTATTGAGTTGGTTTCAGATCTCTCATATATCAGCGGGGCTCATTGCCGTACTGGTCGGCTACACCAGTTCTGCCGCCATTGTTTTTCAGGCAGCGCAAGCAGCCGGAGCCAGCACTGCCGAGCTGGGTTCCTGGATGTGGTCTTTGGGTATTGGTCTGGGCCTGCTGTCGGCAGGTCTGTCACTACGCTACAAAATTCCGATTCTCACCGCCTGGTCCACACCCGGCGCCGCTCTGCTGGCCACCGGTCTGGTCGGTCTGCCCATGTCCCAGGCTGTAGGGATTTTCCTGTTTTCCTCCTTGTTGACCACCCTTTGCGGTCTTAGCGGCAGCTTTCAAAAGTTGATGCAATACATGCCTCGCAGCATTGCCGGTGCCATGCTGGGCGGGATCTTGCTGCGTTTTGGCCTGGACCTGTTTGGTGCCATGCAAACCCAGTGGCTGCTATGCCTGAGCATGTTCATCGTGTTCCTGGTGATACGCCAATGGTCGCCCCGCTATGCCGTGCCTCTGGCACTGGTGGCCGGTGTCACGATTGCCGCCCTGCAAGGTTTGCTGAACATGGACATTTTGAGCTGGACGCCTGCAACACCGGTATTGGTCTGGCCCGAGTTTTCCTGGACGGCCCTGATCGGTGTGGGCATTCCCTTTTTCATCGTGACCATGAGCTCACAGAACATCCCGGGCGTGGCCGTGCTGAAAGCCCATAACTACGATGCCCCCAACTCCACCGTTATCAGTTGGACCGGGATTGTCGGCCTGATCTTTGGCCCCTTCGGTGGCTATGCCTACAATCTGGCTGCGATCAGTGCCGCCCTGTGCATGACTCCGGAAGTCGATGCAGACCCGCGCCAACGTTATCGCGCCAGTGTCTGGGCCGGTCTTTTCTATTTTGCGGCCGGTATTTTTGGTGCTACTGTCGTCAGCCTGTTTGCAGCCTTCCCCACAGAATTGATCGCCGCTATCGCTGGTCTTGCCTTGCTGGGCACGATAGGCAACAGCATTCACATGGCACTGGAGGCTCCAGATACTCGCGACGCGGCGCTCGTCACCTTTTTGACTACCGCCTCAGGCATGAGCCTGCTCAATATCGGCAGCGCCTTTTGGGGTTTGGTTTTCGGCATGGCTATGTATTTGATTCAGAAACGAAAGGTGTCCTGA
- a CDS encoding 5-oxoprolinase subunit PxpA — protein MSLSIDLNCDMGESFGPWVMGHDEQVIPWVTSVNIACGFHAGDPGTMRQTVALALQHGVKLGAHPGLPDLAGFGRRVMALTPEQVYDMVVVQVGALAAVARTQGAALHHVKAHGALYNMAARDGALAKAIAQAVADIDRSLILYALAGSVQVQAGRDAGLTVAQEVFADRSYQDDGSLTPRQQAGAMIVDADQSVQQVMQMIEQGTVTSLSGKTVPLSADTLCLHGDQAGAAEFAQRLHQAFKQSGVRVQAV, from the coding sequence ATGAGCTTGAGTATTGATTTGAACTGCGACATGGGTGAGAGCTTTGGCCCCTGGGTCATGGGCCATGATGAGCAGGTGATTCCGTGGGTGACGTCGGTGAATATCGCCTGTGGCTTCCATGCTGGGGACCCCGGCACCATGCGCCAGACCGTGGCCCTGGCGCTACAACATGGCGTGAAGCTAGGCGCCCACCCTGGTCTGCCGGATCTGGCCGGTTTTGGCCGGCGGGTGATGGCGCTTACCCCCGAGCAGGTGTATGACATGGTAGTGGTGCAGGTGGGGGCCTTGGCTGCGGTTGCCCGCACACAGGGTGCTGCCTTGCATCACGTCAAGGCACATGGTGCTCTCTACAATATGGCCGCCCGTGATGGGGCACTGGCAAAAGCCATTGCCCAGGCAGTAGCCGATATTGATCGCAGCCTGATTCTGTATGCGCTGGCAGGCAGTGTGCAGGTGCAGGCCGGGCGTGATGCGGGCCTGACGGTAGCACAAGAGGTGTTTGCTGACCGCAGCTATCAGGACGATGGCAGTTTGACACCCCGTCAGCAAGCCGGCGCCATGATTGTCGACGCCGATCAGTCCGTACAGCAAGTCATGCAGATGATAGAGCAAGGCACCGTTACCAGTCTGTCAGGTAAAACGGTGCCCTTGTCGGCCGATACCTTGTGTCTGCATGGGGATCAGGCTGGTGCTGCCGAATTCGCGCAGCGTTTGCATCAAGCTTTCAAGCAAAGTGGCGTGCGCGTTCAGGCGGTCTGA
- the xdhA gene encoding xanthine dehydrogenase small subunit, which produces METRAIRFIYRGEVQEVAHTPTTRTVLQHIREDLHCTGTKEGCAEGDCGACTVMIGELDQNNQLQLRAVNACIQLLPTLDGKVLYTIEDLRQDDGTLHPVQQAMVDWHGAQCGFCTPGFIMSLWGLYMTHSPKDGPVSREQIDDVLSGNLCRCTGYRPIIDAAKAMHSYPAVSMDRQSIENKLRAIRQDGMLAYEYQDQTFHAPRTLDQLAQLREQYPQARILAGSTDIGLWVTKQFRDLPHLIYIGQVAELRELKTTGDDLYIGAGVLLNDAFDALIKDHPELTELRQRFASFPIRNAGTLGGNVANGSPIGDSMPALIAMRTRVVLRKGAIERVLPLEDLYLAYQKTAMEPGEFVQGLLVPRSKGQWQFRTYKLSKRFDQDISAVCAAFAVELDNKIVKQARIAFGGMAATPKRASHAEQVLQGQEWNEENVQAAMQALQQDYQALSDMRASSEYRNQSAANLLYRFFLETHPEHALSPAQLNVFHRAQASLETL; this is translated from the coding sequence ATGGAGACAAGAGCAATTCGTTTTATTTATCGCGGCGAAGTACAGGAGGTGGCTCACACCCCCACCACGCGAACCGTTTTACAGCATATTCGTGAGGATCTGCATTGCACCGGCACCAAAGAAGGCTGTGCCGAGGGTGACTGCGGCGCCTGCACGGTCATGATTGGCGAACTGGACCAGAACAATCAACTGCAATTGCGTGCCGTCAATGCCTGTATCCAATTGCTGCCTACGCTGGACGGCAAGGTGCTCTACACCATTGAGGATCTGCGCCAGGACGATGGCACCTTGCACCCGGTGCAGCAAGCCATGGTGGACTGGCACGGCGCCCAGTGCGGCTTTTGTACGCCCGGCTTCATCATGTCGCTGTGGGGCCTGTACATGACGCATTCGCCCAAAGACGGCCCGGTTTCCCGCGAACAGATCGACGATGTGCTCTCGGGCAATCTGTGCCGCTGTACCGGCTACCGCCCCATTATTGATGCGGCCAAGGCCATGCACAGCTATCCGGCTGTCAGCATGGATCGCCAATCCATTGAGAACAAGCTGCGCGCCATTCGTCAGGACGGCATGCTGGCCTATGAATACCAGGACCAAACCTTCCACGCCCCCCGTACGCTGGACCAGTTGGCCCAACTGCGTGAGCAATATCCGCAAGCCCGCATTCTGGCGGGCAGCACCGATATTGGCCTGTGGGTGACCAAGCAATTCCGCGATTTGCCACATCTGATCTATATCGGTCAGGTGGCCGAGCTGCGCGAACTGAAAACCACCGGGGACGATCTTTACATTGGTGCAGGCGTGCTGCTGAACGATGCTTTCGATGCCCTGATCAAAGACCACCCCGAATTGACGGAACTGCGCCAGCGTTTTGCCTCCTTCCCTATCCGCAATGCCGGTACCTTGGGCGGCAACGTGGCCAACGGCTCGCCTATTGGCGACTCCATGCCGGCCCTGATTGCCATGCGTACTCGTGTGGTACTGCGCAAAGGCGCGATCGAACGCGTCCTGCCTTTGGAAGACCTGTATCTGGCCTACCAGAAAACCGCCATGGAACCGGGCGAGTTCGTGCAAGGCCTGCTGGTCCCACGCAGCAAGGGCCAATGGCAATTCCGCACCTACAAGCTGTCCAAGCGTTTCGACCAGGACATTTCTGCCGTGTGTGCCGCCTTTGCCGTGGAGCTGGATAACAAAATCGTCAAACAGGCCCGCATTGCTTTTGGCGGTATGGCGGCCACGCCAAAACGAGCCAGCCACGCTGAACAAGTGTTGCAAGGCCAGGAATGGAACGAGGAAAATGTACAAGCAGCCATGCAGGCGCTGCAACAGGACTACCAGGCTCTAAGCGACATGCGTGCCAGCAGCGAATACCGCAATCAAAGTGCGGCCAATTTGCTGTACCGCTTCTTCCTGGAGACCCACCCTGAACACGCTTTGAGTCCCGCCCAGTTGAATGTCTTTCACCGAGCTCAAGCCAGCCTGGAGACTTTGTGA